In the Castor canadensis chromosome 1, mCasCan1.hap1v2, whole genome shotgun sequence genome, GCTTGCTGGTTGTAATTCCCAGCCCTCTCCTGGGCAGCGGATGCTGGCTCCACCCTTCCCCTTAGCCTCGGTTCTCCCCACATCTGGGATTGGGTGGATACATCTGGCTCTGAGTGAGACAGCTGTCAGGGACGCCCAAATTGCTGTGGAAACATTCAAGCTGTCTTGGCGCTCTAGCGTGATGGGGCGGGGGTTAGGGGAGGACCTGGCCCAGGCTCTGGGCAAATCCCACCAGTCCACTCCTCTCCatgaacagaaaggaaggaaaagctaCCGTGGTGCTTCTCACCCGAGGGAGGGGATAGATTGGATATTGTCAGCATGCCCCCTTGGACCTGGCAGTGGtcacagaatgaatgaatgatgggaTTTCAAAACCTCAGGGAGCTCCCAGCCTCCTCTCCCCGCAGCTCCTCCAGGCTTAGCTGGAACCTGCCACTAGAGAGTCTTTCCTTTGTTTCCTGTGAGCTGCAGGTGCTCTGGAGAAACAAGATgtctgggcactgtggctcagcATGACTGACCTGGGGTGTCCGGCCCTAGGGTGGGGTTTCCTGAGTGAGGGCCTGTGCTGGAGGAGGGGGACTCTGCATCCTCCTTCCTGCCCTTCCTACCCTTCCTGCTCACCCTCGGTCTGCCCCGGGATGGagacccaggcagaggaactgaCAGAGGCCTCCTTTGCTCAGACCCAGCTGTCCGGGGGGTTGGGGGTAAGAATAATGGGAGAGAGGGGGCTCCTCTGCCTTGAATCCTGACCCTGCCTTTACCTTCTGGATGACCTTGGACAgatttctctctctgcctttcatgCTGATGCTGCACGTGGGCTTGAATGTGTCTGCAGGAGGCCAGTTAGATCCACCATtcactccctcctcctccccaggaAGCAGAGGGCATATTTGCTCGTTTCCTTTCTGTGACCAGTATGACACCCGTTTgtagtacatttatttttttccacattaaaaatagctttgtccaggccctggtggctcacgcctgcaatcctagctactttggagacagagatcaggaggacagaggttcaaggccagcctgggcaaatagtttgagagaccctatctccaaattaaaaaaaaaaaaaaaaacttcgtTCTTCTTTGACTACATAAATATGTCATATAAATAATACATGATTAGTATTTAGAAGTTGGTGGCTGGGGTGAATCTCAGTAatagaaagcttgcctagcatgcatggggccctggattcaatccccagcacctcaaaaaacaagagaaaagtcaACCTGAAAGTCCACTACCTTGAGATAACCACCATCAGCATTTGAGCAAACACaccttcacttgagccactccaccagtcctttttttttttttttttttttttgtgaaaagtttttttcaagatagggtctcgcaaactatttgcctgggctggcttcgaaccatgatcctcctgatctctgctagggttacaggcatgagccaccagtgcctggctaattttaaaatttttatttattatttttttaatgggattggggtttgaactcagggttttgtgcttgcaaagtaggcattctaccgcttgagccatacctccagaccattttgctctggttattttggagatgggggtggtctTCACAAACtggttgcctgggctggcctcgaacctcaatcttcctgatctcagcctcccaagtagctaggattataggcgtgagccactagcacccagcatggtgcctctaatttttaaatgaggaTGGTAGTAGGAAGATTAATTGAGATGTGTTTGCAAAGGACTCAAGAATGCAAGTACAGAACACCCCTACAAATATTTGCACTCCCCATTCTATCTTCCCTTTAGtattggagcagggaggagggTCAGAAATAGTATTGGATTCAGACTCTGCCCATAAGGAGGCTCCTAACTCCGGGAGAGGACAGGAAGACTCTCGGAAGGGGGCCTCACCTCTATGTGGGATGTGATTAGACCCAGTGAGTGATGTCGGCTGTTCAGCACTGTTGGCCAAGGTCAGGGTAGGGACTGAGTACCTGCACAGGGATGATGTGCAGAGCCAGAAACCCAGAGCAACAGACCACAGCAGGACTTTGTAGGTGTCTTCGGGCCTGTCACTCAGATTCcagacctcagtttcccctcatATACAGGGAGGGGCTGAGTGCAGGTAGGCTACTCCGTAAGACTCAGTGGGTCTATGAAGACATGCTTCTTAGCTGGGTGTcatggtgcatatctgtaatgccagctactcagaaggttgagacaggaggattgtgagttcaaggtcagcccaagcaaaattagtgagactctgtctcaaaaacaaaatacaaggagtagagtgtggctcaggtggtagagtgcttgcttagcatgcccaaggctttgggttcaaaccctaggaccacaaaaagaaaaacgtttcttgccgggcaccagtggctcacgcctataatcctagctactcaggaggcagagatcaagaggatcacggtttgaagccagccctgagtaaatagttcatgagaccctagctccaaaaaacccatcacagaaaaagggctggtggagtggctcaaggagtaggcctctgagttcaaaccccagcaccgcaaaaaaaaaaaaaaaaaagagagagaaaaaacttcTTGCAGCAGCctcctgcaaatgacagtggCTCCAACTGGGTTCCCAGGGCTGATGCAAGGGAACCAGAAATGAGATGGCTACCTGTGACTGAGCCTCTTGTCCCGACTTACATGTCCCCTTTGTGTTTCAGCTCCTCGGCCCTGGACCAGGGGAGAATCTTGGGACCAAGACTAAAGTGCATTGCTGCTGACAAGGTCTCCACCTTTCTGCCTCCGATTCTCTGAAAAGAATTTTCAACCCTTTACAGAGAAAGTGACTTTTGTTATCTCAGTGCTGATTTCATTGGCCTTTCGTCTTCCTTTCCTAATTCCTTGGGCGAACTCTGACCACATCCCACACTCTAGTCTTTATCCCTTTGGCAAGTTTTGGCATCTGAAAACCCGCCCTGTGGAGCCAGTGTTTTGGGCTGAGGGTGTTGAAAAGAAGCAGTGTGAGCCGTGGGCTGGGCAGCCAGGCCTGGGTGCTGAGGTCACCATGTCCACCAAGGTCCCAATCTATCTGAAGCGTAGCAACCGCAAGGGCAAGAAGGAAAAGCTGCGGGACCTGCTGTCCTCGGACATGATCAGCCCACCGCTTGGGGACTTCCGACACACCATTCATATCGGCAGTGGGGGCGGTGATGACATGTTTGGGGACATCTCCTTCTTGCAGGGCAAGTTCCATCTTCTGCCAGGAACATCAGTGGAGGAGTCTGAGGAGGAAGGCAGTTTCGATCTCCCCTTCCAGTTCACCCGAACAGCCACGATGTGTGGGCGGGAGCACCCGGATGGGCTGTCGCCTTTGCTCAAGAATGCCATCTCTCTCCCTGTCATCGGGGGGCCCCAGGCCCTCACCTTACCCACAGCCCAGGCCCCACCCAAGCCCCCTCGCCTGCACCTGGAGACTCCTCAGTCTTCCCCCCAGCCTTCACCACAGGAGGCAGGAAATGTGGACATCTGGAGGATTCCAGAGGCTGGCTCACCCCACAATGGGCTGACCCCAGAGTCAGGGGCTGAGGAGCCCTTCCTGTCCCATGCCAGCTCCCTGCTGTCCCTGCATGTGGACCTGGGGCCCTCCATCCTGGATGACGTCCTTCAGATCATGGATCAGGACCTGGACCGAGTGCAGATTCCCACATAGGACAGTTGGCTGACCAGGCGGGGCACCTGGGCTGGGGTGACACTGGGAGGCAGGATGTGGACACAACCCTGGCCCAGGAGTTGGGATTCTAGGTCCCATTCGTGGGTGCTGGCCAGAGATTCTCACTTTGAGCCTTtgtttccctcccctctcctctccctgcgGGCACAGTGTACCTCAGTGGTTTCCACCGAAGTCAGCCCACAGCACTCTGAGCATCTCCGGTCACCTGGACTCCCACTGCCAACTGCCCCCTTTCCTGCAGGTCCCTTGGGGGAAGGCTCTGCTGAAATAGACCCCCCCTGTCCACCTCCCCTCTGCCTCAGCCCCACTCGATGTCCTAATTGGAAGGCAGGGGAAAAGGCAGGGTGTTCTGGACCTCTGGCTTTGTGTCCCGGACTGGGACCAGCAGTGTCCTGCCTTGTGCCCTGCCCCTATCCTCCTCCTCACATGACCAGGAGATTCTGGTTGCAATAAAACATGCTGCTGAGGGTGGCTGAGTATCCTGTACCTTTGTCCCAGGTTTCACCAAAGGTCAGCCATCTTGGGAGCTCTGGGTTTACGTTGGGGAGAACCCATCTCAGAGGGCTTGGGGCAGGGCAGGCCCTATATTTAGGAGAGCTGTACCTGATTCTGAGCCCATGGTGAGAATGAAGGAGGAGCAAATCAAGTATCAATCCTGGATATTTGGATGTTGATTCAGGTGTGTGGCAAGAAGTAGCCAAGCTTGGGCCCAATCCCAGCTGACTGGGGTCTGTCAGGGGAGACCCAAGAGTGAAAGAATAACCACAGCCTTGTGCAAGGGACCAACAGCTTCTCTAGCTTCAGAGGACCAGGGGATCATGAGGAAAGTAGagatgggtgggggtggggataacACAACAATGCTGGTTGGTGGACTTGACCATCTGTGCTGTCTGTTTAAGCTTCTGCGGTCTCCTCTGCATAGCTCCGGGCACAGGGAATCCAAGGCAGATGTGATCCCTGCTCTGTTGGAGCTAACATTCTAGTGGGGATAAAGATATTAAATCCAGCATTGAAGAAAACAACGTGATCTGGAATGACTGGGGTGCCTAATTGCCTGAGTGTCTAGTGCACACTTGGGTGACCAGATGTGATTCTGAGCCAGACCTGAGTTAACAGATCTCATGTGTAAGGAAAGGCACTGGCACTGAAGCACAAAGTGAATGGCAGAGAGGAGCCACCATGTAGCAGAAAGAGCATGGACCTCTGAGTTGTACCTAGTCTGcatgagactcagtttccccatctctaaCCAGAATCAATGATACCTCCCTTACAGGATGGCTGAAAAAATTGCAGGTAACTTTGATTCATTTCCACATGGAAGATTTAAAATGATTATGACATGTAACAAAAGAACCTGGGACTCAGGACAGTGAAGCTGAAAAATAGGTTAGTGTCAGTGGAAAACAATCTTGCTACTTGCAATAAGAAGCTGCTGAAGGATTTGCAGCAGGAAAGACAAGATGACATGAGGCCAGGTTTTAGAAAGGTCATTGAGGAAGTAGCTCattggttgagcacttgcctagcatgtgcaaggccctgggttcaatccctagcaccaaaaaagaaaaaaaaaaagggggaatgaTTAAaggtcagttttgtttttgtttttttggtggtactagggcttgaactcagggcctcatgcttgctaggcaggtagtttaccacttaagtcacaccccagacctgctttagttattttttgaatagtgtctTGTATTTATGTCCTAGCTAGCCTGGAATTccaccctcctatttatgcttcttttttATGTTATCTCTATTTGGGATAacaccaccatgccagcttttattggttgagatggaatttcTCAAACTCTATCCTGGCCtcaccttgaacctcaatcctacccatctccctctcccaacctccacctcccaagtagctgtgattacagatgagAGCCATCACGCCTGGCCAAACACCAGGattctttattaaaaagaatGCTGGGTTTACTCTCTAGGTTCTAGCTTCCTAGATGGTGCAGTAACTTCACTTGTATTACTGGATTTTCAATGCTTTTTAAGTTgctttttcactttctctgttttttagtTTGCCTTCAGGGGGAAGACTGTATCCCCCTAACTTGGTAATGTAATATTAAGAAAGGTCATCTTAGGGGATTCACtgggtttcattttatttcctcctgCCCTGCAATGAGTCACAGCAATCCTATTTCCTCTTGACAGTTGGAATCAATCATCCCAGCCAACAGTGGGACCctctttttactttcttactCAGTACCATGTGGAGCACAAAATGGACCAGTGACAATTTCTGCTCATGATTTAGAGAAGTAGTCATTGTGCCCCCTAGTGGAAGCATTGCTCCCTCAGCCCCTAAAGGCTCTAAACCGCCACAGTCCCAATCCGCAGACAGAAAACATTTTGTGCGCTCGGGGCATGGTTCAactgctagagcacctgcctagcaagcacaagatcttgagttcaaaccccaacactgccagagagagagagagagagagagagagagagaacaaacatTTTGCAAAAAAGTCAATAGAGTcattagctgagattacaagagGCAGCACCCCTATTCCCACTCCTTGGTTCCTATCTATAAGAGACACACTGTAGATAGTGGttgctggtttcttttttttctttctttttcttgctttcttcccatctctttctctctctctctctctctctctctctctctctctctctctctctctctctttcccctctaccttcctcttcctttccttctacagggtctttctatgtagctcagactggtcttgaatttgtgatcttcccccacctcagcctcctgagtactgagattacagcatgtgccaccacacccggctgCATTTCTTAAAAGAATTCTAAAGGAATGGAAAACTATCCATGCTAGGCTCATTAGCTGCCATTCCAACTATATAGAACAAGCCTACTTATCACTAACATTTTAAATTCAACCTTTCTACCGAAATACAGAGAACTGCACAATCCTTGTGTAGCTCCATTAATTTTTCACCAAGAGAATAAACCTGTGCCACCtccagataaagaaaaagaacattcctTATACCTCAGTAGCCACTTTATGTCCCCTCTCCAGCTTCTGTCCTCATGAATTAGTGTGTGTTTTGATAACTTTACATGAATGGAGTCATACAATGTCCTCTTTTGAATTTGGCATCTTTTGTTTAAAGTATCTTCACTAATTAAGCTCTTGATACTCATTCATGCTATTGTATAGTACTAGCTTGTTCTCATGTTGctggttttggtgctagggatggaacccagggccttgatcTGTAACGTCCTAATCTTGAGGGGCAGTAGGTGGCAGccaaataatgctgctatgaacatcctTGCAAGTGCTTTGTGGTGTGTATGCCAGGAACGGACTTGCTGAGAGGTTGGGTATATGTTCAGTAcgccagtttttcttttttttttttttcttttcaggcctggagtttgaactcaggcccttgtgcttacaaggccagtgctctactatttgagccatgccccaggtcttttggttttagtttgtttttcatataaggtctcatgctaaccttgcccaggttggcctgaaacctCAAACCTCCTACCTCCaactcctgagtagttgggattacaggcatgtgccatggTGTCTGGCTTAGATGATCTAtcatactttctttttgttttttggcagcactagagtttgaactcagggcctcatgattgctaggcagatgctctacctcttgagccactccaccagcacttatTTGTGATAGgcttctttgagatagggtctggagaactattttcctgggactggttttgaactatgatcctcctgatctttgcctcctgagtatcgaGGTTACAGGTGTAAAACACTGGCACTGGGCTCATactctttttttggggtggggaatGGGGGGTCAGTATTggaactgaactcaggacctcatacttgttaggcaagtgctctaccacttgagtgcacctccagccctttttgttctggttattttggagatagggtcttgctttgttccCCAGCCTGGACTCTTCTCAGAAGcacaactgggatgacaggtgcatgccatggCACACAGCCCAaaacctgtcttttttttttttttacttcagtttgaactcagggcctgtgttgAGCAAGCCATATCTCCAGATGCCCctatcatacttttttttcttttttttggcggtactggggtttgaactcagggactcaatgcttgcaaagcaggcggtctaccacttgcgctgctccaccagcctttttttgtgttgggtattttcagtatagggtctcctgaagtatttgcctggggctaactttgaaccatgatcctcctgatctcttcctcccaagtagctaggattacaggcgtgaaccaccattgCCTGGCTCTATCATTCTTTTGATTCCTGCCTTCGGTCACCTCTGATACCTTTGGTCTCCCCCCAATCATCTGGTTTCCTGGAATAAAAATGTGCACCAATATTGTCTCTGGATTTTTTTCCAGGTTGCAAGTTTTCATATAGGTACAGGGTTAGCAATGACCAGTATCTCACAACTCTCACCTGCCCAAAACAATTTTAAGGTACATGATGGTCAGATGTGTCCTGATTCTGGAATATTAAAATGGGGGGGTTGCAAATATGTGCACTTGGAATTGGTGAAATAAGGTATACTAGGGAAATGACAAGGACCAGGGAGCAAGTCCTGAGAACTCTAACCAAGGCTGAACAGAGGGAACTGCCAGTACCATAGGACAGGAGGTAATGGTCAGTGGTGTCATGAGGACCCATGAGACAGATCTCTAAATCTGTTGAAATGGAGACTGTGGTGACTTTGGTAGGACCTGATCTAAATGAACAAAATCTTCATTTAGCTGGGTGGAAGAGAGACTTGGAAACAGAAAGTCTGctttgaaagaatgaaaagaaatggagTGCCAAGGGAAGGGTGAGATAGGGGCTTAAGGAAGtactttgatttttcaaaaagggATATTAAACCATGTTTCCACATGGATTTGCATGATTCAGTAGCGAAGGAGAACTGACTGGCACAGAAAAGACAGAGATAGTTATACCAGAGAAATTCTTCAGAACCCAAGTGGAGGGAATGCCATAAACAGTAGTGGGAAGTGAGGCAGAAGAGGTGGGGTGCCAGTGAAGTTTGAAGGCTGCGTTTAGTGGCAAGAAAGTAAGGTAACTTTTGTCAGATCATGCCAAAGAACACCCTAGTTTTGGGCgttcactttcctttctctgaaaCGGGCACGCATTTGGGAGCACAAGTGGACTGggcaccacttttttttttttttttggtggtgttggggtatgaaagcaggtgctctaccacttgagccacacctccagtccagtccactttgctcaggtttggagatggggatttcacgaactatttgccccagctggctcgaacttcgatcctcctgatctcagttcccaaatagctagaactacaggcgTTGGGCACCACTCTTATCTTTAGCTACCCATCAGCCTCCTACCTATGAATGTGACTAAAGATCAGCTAGGCAGGACCCCTGCACTTCCTTCAGCCCGTGTCCCAGCCTCCCAACTTTTCGCCAACCTTTCCCTTCTCACTTTTGCACCAGGTCAGGCCCTCTTTCCTCGCGTACTTCTAGATGGAGGCGGGGCTGGAGCCTGAGCAGCGGGTGCACGAGCGTCTCCGTTCGCGCTTGCGCGCTGGGCTCCCCTAGGCTTCCTCACGCTTTTCCTTTTAGACCGCGGCAAATAGTCGCGAAGCTCTTTCTGCAGGGCTCGCGCGTGCCCGCGCACCCAAACTGCGCGTGCGCAGAGGGACAAGGAAGCGGGTGCCCTGGGCAGCCTCGGCGTCTGCGCACTGCGGGCTCCGGGGCCTCCCGACCTGAGGGAGAGGAGCTGGGAAGATGGCGGCTGTGGTGGAGAATGTAGTGAAGCTGTGAGTGGTCgtttctttctttcccaggcCGTGAGGTCTTGTTAGGGACCCGGAAATAAGGGGCGGTGCGGGAAGAGACAAAGTGGAGAGAAGGACATACCCAGGAAGTTGATGTTGCGACTCGTAGTCGGGAGGGCAGCAGGAGACTCCGGAGAAGACGTTGCGCTTCTTTGGAAACTTGTGGAGGCCCTGAGGGGGGCACACGGGAGCCCCTGACCCGCAGCCTCTCTGCTGCTCGGGGCCGATCGTGTCCCGGGTGTGTCGGGAGAGACTCGCGGTCCGGCCCTTCTCCCGAGGCGCGTCGGTCCGGAAGAGCGGGGCCGAGGCCCGGGCGGCCCCCGGAGGTCCCCGCGCGCGGCCGCCGCCCCCCTCCCCACCCGCTGCCCGCAGCCGGCCCGGGAGCGACCCGCTTCAGCAGGCCCTGCGTGTGTAGAACTAAACCCGGTGACGTCGTTTTTTATGGGGTGGGGTCTTGGATAGCAGGTGCCCAAGACTACAAATATTCTTGGGAAGACTTGATTGAGGTGCTGGTACAGAAGGGAAATAACTTCAGGGGCGTGGGTCTTTGCGCCATCAGAACCCGGGAACTTGGCTGAAGGAGTCCGTGACGGCCAAGTAGCGCACCGAAGCGAGTAGGTGGGCCTCCTCCGCACTCTGTAGACCCCATTGTGCTGGTCCGATGTCGAGAGCAATACAAACTAGCAAGCAGGTCGTGGGAACAAGGGGACTGGCCGGTCACCGCTTCCTATGAGTTAGGGATATTTGGGGACTTTGATGTATTCCATCCTCCTTGAAGAAGGACCCACTGAGTTTTAAAAGGGGCTGTAATGCCCTGTGGACAAACAGAACAGGCACCTTTTAATGGCTGTATGGGGCTGGAAAACTAAGAGCTGTCCAGTCAGGGCTTTTCGCTTTTGACCGAATGTCAAGGGAAAGGTTTGGGATCTGTTCTCAGCGACTTATTCTTCTCATTTGTCTTTGTCGTGGGCTGAGCCCCACTCTCCCCAAGAGCCATTTCTTTTTAAGGTCAAGTTGCTTCTCTCCCCTGCCTGGAGCCCTTTTCTTCAAGAACGCTTTCCCACTTCCATTAAGCTAAGTGCCTTCTCCTCTTGTggccttcccccccccccccccttttatttgctttttgctcTATCCTGCTGCCGCCTTCTGCCACCCCTCCTCCCAACACTATTATCTTTCTCTGATCTGCCCACTCCAGTTTCCCCAGCTCTCTTCAGGCTGACATTTTCCTCAATTTAGAAATGACGCTGTTGATTTTATAGTTGTCCTTCCTGACTCCGAGGTTCTTTGttttcctgcctctctctttgTTGACTTTCCCTATCCCATTGCAAGGGAAGGTTTTACACAGGTTTCATGggtgatgaaagaaatcaaatcttCTACCCTGGAAATCTTAAGTAGTGGGGGAATGTGGGACTTGCCTAGGTTTTGAGAGTTACACATAATGAGGTTCTTCATGTTGAAAGACTTCCTTCAGGAAAATGGGGTTGCCAAGCCTTTGATGTAGTGTTATAAATGACAGGTTGCCCATTTAAATAGAGTATGACTTCTCACATCTCTTTAAAGAGCTATAAAAATTCTGAGAGTCACCAGCCAGTTTCCTGAGTACCAGTAGTAAGAAACAGCTTTCTGCAGAGGGCTGTGGACCACAATTAACACATCCCTCTAGAGAACTTTCCCTGTATTCTTGTACCATTCTTTTTCTGGCACTGCTCTTGATTATAGTTTACCTAAATCTTATGACAGCAGAGATTATGCATTGAGGTCAGGAAGGACTATACTAGCTCCTCTTTTCTGACTTGCGtcttttcctgagagaagaatttttttctgtttgtaaattCTCTGGGCCTCCCAAATATTATTTCAGAATTGAAACAGTCTGTAAGGGATCTTACTAAGGTAAGACACTAGCTAAAACGACTGGGACTGGggcgtggctcgagtggtagagcgctgCCTAGTAAGCgggagtccctgaattcaaacttcagtaccacagaataataataataataataataataataacagtgacAGTTTGGCTGCTGACTAGCTTGGAAACTTTGTGAGTTAGGTGACAAGATGTAGAGAATACTGTtagcttgaacttttttttttaagcagtactagggtttgaactcagcctacaccttgaggcacttcaccagcccttttttatgaagggttttttccacatggggttttgtgaactatttgcctgggctggcttcaaacctcgatcttcctgattcCTGCcacctgtgtagctaggattacaggcacccagCTTAGCTTGAACTTTCTTGCTACAGAAGCCTTAAGTTCATAAGAGtactctcttgttctctcttgCTC is a window encoding:
- the Cdc42ep2 gene encoding cdc42 effector protein 2, with protein sequence MSTKVPIYLKRSNRKGKKEKLRDLLSSDMISPPLGDFRHTIHIGSGGGDDMFGDISFLQGKFHLLPGTSVEESEEEGSFDLPFQFTRTATMCGREHPDGLSPLLKNAISLPVIGGPQALTLPTAQAPPKPPRLHLETPQSSPQPSPQEAGNVDIWRIPEAGSPHNGLTPESGAEEPFLSHASSLLSLHVDLGPSILDDVLQIMDQDLDRVQIPT